The DNA sequence agtactatcactatcataaaaattctccacatctcttttcacttgttaggtgcagaaattgaattcataaaaaattttctatatactacttattttacttatgattacatttttttttaacccaaaacatatttatattttataaaataagttatttttcaaccgGGCAAATGTGTCTTGCACATTGCCCAAcctctagtatatatatatgatctgcaGCTACTTGCATGCAAGAAAATGCAATATTTTACTCCAACCCTGCTGCATGGAAGTGATCATTATATGGAAATAAGTAAAGAAAGGTGATCATAAGCAAATTTTAGTTCTTAATATATAATCCATGTACGGTGGGGTCATGTGCgttcaactatatatattcacGTGAAAATATATCCACTTTATAATAATTACTAGGAGCAAAGGAAGCTCTAACTTTATGATCACTTTTACCACCAAAAAGATCACGAGTAGTGGCCTTGTTTCGATTCCACGTTTCAAGGAGCCAAATACACGTACGTGCATCCTATCTAGAAGGTGTATATAATGGATCATACCCTTGTTACTTCTCatcacttatttatttttttttatttcttttatttctttttttaatgattaaaaaagtgacagTTAGTGaaactgtttattttttaattttttttaataattaagaatgttaaaaatacctaaaaaaataattaaaaacataaaaaatttaaatagactataaaataatagtagaaAGACCTATCATTATCGATGTATAATATAGAGTTGGTTGAGAGTCATGATAGCCATGACTGGATGCCTTTTTGCCTGTGAGAAAGAGTGTGGGGAATGTtgacttaaaatattatttttaatattattattatttaaaaattttaaaaattaaattatttattatattttatataaaaatttaataaaattataatgatatgataaaatgaaatgaaatgcttttattatttaaacGGACCTATTGtgtaattctttaaaaaaaaagtaaagtttataattaaaaaattaattttaatccCTAACTCGCACCAGCAACATCAGACAGACACCACTTCGATCATCCACAGTCCACGCCGTCGTAGACTAGCTCGCAGCTTGACCCTTGGGTTTGTTTCTCCACGTCGTCGCGGATTCGCAACTCCTACTGCTCGTGTTCCTCGAACTCGAAGCCTCGATTTTTGTtctgtaattttcttttctgctGAAAACGTGTTTTATCTGGGCCCCGTAAGTTATTTAGGTCTTGGATATgatagttcattttattttattttattattataatttttttaaatttttatataaaatataataaataatttattttttaaaaattttaaaataataataatattaaaaaataatattttattttatttatttcaaattatctcatctcatctcatctcactatccaacaaaaaatatttttcttagaatACACTTGTATCAATGCTGgaaattaacatttttcttaaggGGTGTCTCGAATACAAtaatagtagtgaaaatatAGCATGATAACTGTCCATATGTCATTACACTGGTATGTGATTCATGCCATTTTGCCCAGAGTACcaaaaattgtttttaattcttaattattattttttaacaattggaTTGAGAATTTAGacaaattttacatatatatatatatatatatatatgtgtgtgtgtgttttaagACTTacattaaaaagtattattgagtttctcagtatgtatatttttaagatttatattgatattattttataatataatttttatatatataatttattaatttaatgtcTACTCCGAAACTGTATACCGAAATATACTGTTTCAGTGCCTCAATCGGAACTGTCACGGGAATGAATTTCAAAACTTTGCTATTAccattaaaaatacataattcaaaCAAATGATGTCACGTGTCATTTCTAAGTTTtcttaaagtatttttatatttttattatataaaaatgtctaaaattaaataaactgaCACACGGTGCCTCCGGATTTGATCATGTTTCATTTATTAACGGTGATGGAAGGCAATTCTAAGAAGATAAGTGTTATATTTACacacaaatcttataaaatgaagtttacACATTCACGCGTCTTAATGTAATTcgtcatatttatttataatataaataattttacactCTAATGAATTATATTAAGTCACAcgtaagactgttcatccgagtCAAATTTTTTTCAGTCTAGTCCAGAACTCGAAAAACCGAACTTCAATTTCGAGTTCCAGGCTAGAACCCTAGTTGCAAAATCTTGGTACAGCTAAGTCAGAACCCGAGTTTACAATCCGATATCTTTTTTTTGtcagtttgaatattttgatgttttcataaattaatagtGTGATCCTTACCACTCAACTTAGTCCGAATCCTCCATCTTCTAAAGACAAGGTTTTTTATGactcgtttggattgagaaatctcaattcatcacattttattattaaatttttttttaatttttacataaaatataataaataatttaatttttttaaaattttaattcaacttttacatttctcaaaataataataatattaaaaaataatattttattcaatttcaaaaatcaaGTCATTATGTTCTATGGGTACCTAAATCATGCTTTTATCTGTtttattatcatcattattattattattattattattattattattattatattattatttttatcgaGCCGGGTGTTATCATCATACGGTGAAAATTTTGTACTCTATTATTTactaatttcaactcatctcaatttatcattatatttttttcaaattttaatgtaaaatataataaacaattcaattttttcaaattttaaaataataataatattaaaaaataatattctaataatattcaactcaactcaactcaattcaatatacAAACACAACATATTCCAGGTTCTTTTGCGCCGACACTGCCGAATGCTCTTCCTCCGTATCAGGAATGAAATGCTCAACCATCTGCACCAAATCAGCCGAGCACAAACCTGAAACCTTGGCAAAAGACTCCACAAGATTTTTTGGTCTTTACGTATGCTAAAAGTTGATTGAATGtactcttcttttaattttagaagaGTTTAATTTCTGTAAACATCAAAACttctaacttaaaaataaaaaaataaaaaaatggaattcagaatttggattttaaaaagCCCGTATTCATCCAGTCAGGTTCTAGCCAGAGTCTGACTCCGACTAACCCGATATGGATTTCGGCTTGGGTTTAAAACTCGAGTTTCAATCTGGGTATAACCGAATTCCTGAACTAGAACCTGAATAATCAGTCATAGTCACAGCagattgtagattttttttatgtaggatTTGTGCGTGGacaaaatatttctcttctaatGGGATAATGCTAGAAGTTTCAAACCACAAGAGAGGagttgttaaaaaaatgtacatggTCCTAAATCTAAATCGGACATAgcttagagcattcacattcgatttcttaaattttttgcctaaattttaactaaaaaagacactctttataattttatcttaaattttacttatctttaaaaaaacattctacatctcattccatatcatttctctattctattaaaataatattcttctattatttctttattacttttttctctcacttccatttacaaacttaactactcaatattttttcttatgttttgaactattactgtagtaaatattttaaacaaaaatttaaattatttttttatggttatgataatattttttattttttttaattttagtaattatttaaattatttttaaaattattatttaaaactataataaatatgagtatgagagaaaATACAGATAATtagaagaagaatttattttatttattagaataaaatattgataaaagatTATTTAGGAGATAAATAATCATTCCTTATATTTGAGGAACAATtgttcatcccctaaatcaaaatcttaaaataggaAATGGGATAGGAgagagtttttcaattttttcctataatttagggatAATAGTGAAATAGGGCATGAGATGTAAATGCTCCAATAATGTCCcatcaaaattttatttgattaaaaaaaaaaaaaaaaaaagtaaaaaggccACTTGGATGAGAGGTGGCGAAACCTGAAACCACTTGGCTGGCATGCAAATAATGTCGTCGAGGTGCTAATATTAGTACATAACTCATCTATGTATTTGGTAGACAAAGTCACAAAACGTGCCTTTCACATTATTTATCACGAAAAGGAAAGGCAGAATTGAATCCACTAATAACAAGCACTCGACAACCTTACCATTTTCGTTTTTTCCGCCACCAGCTCTGAATGTTTCTAGTTAATTGACTAGCCTTTTGTCGTTTTGTTATATATGTGgatcataaaacatcttaaacCCTTAATGGAAGATTTTATAAACAATAGCTAGGAATTTACATGATGACCcttcaattattatatatctacTTTCCTCTTCAAATTACACCTTCAATCTTatcataaaacaataaaatatttcaactgGTGGACTCGTGTAAACTCGAGAACCTTATCATATAGTACTCTGTATTCCAAAGTGCCTATTTGTGAATACAATtactcttatatatttttaaactattttattattattgacagaTGATCAGAGATATTCTTAACATTTAAACGGAgtttaaaaatcacaaaaaaattgtcAATTTATTTTCCAAGGCCACTTAGCGAGCGAGAAGTCTAACATCCTAATCTTTTTAAGGCTAAAAATTTTTGTCACTTGATTACTAATTTTGAGGGATCAACTAGTCTAAACTGCATGAGGTTGACCCGACTAATTTGTTTATATGGTACATCCTTTCTCGTAATGATCTAACAATATCCACAGTACAAACCTTCAAGACATCTTAAAGATCATCCCTTGAGTAAGATTATAGTGGCTGTTTTATCCTTGAGTTTTAATTGAACTATAAAAAATACCTCATGCACCTAGCTAATATGATATGCGTGAGTTTCAATTGTTCACAATTGTTTAAATTGTGAATAATCCCCCGACCTTTCTATTGCAAAGAATAGAATaactgcgtttggatgttgaactgagttgaattgagtttaattgatatgataaaatattgttagaatattattttttaatattattattattttagaatttaaaaaagttgaattatttattatatcttatgttggaatttataaaagttataatgatgaattgagatgaattgatgatCCAAAAGTATcaatgatgagttgaaaaagttgtgatCGAAGATCTTCCAAAATCGAAGTCCTATGATTGAAACTCTAATAAACCTTAGAACACCCATTCAAGTATTCATGTTCTGTCATAAACTACTCCAAAGATTGTTATAACTCAATTTTGTCTGTGCCATCTCCATCAACTAGACTTCAAAGAGTAGATACGTACGTTGTgtttcctttttataaaaattgatcagtttttcaaaattttaaaataccttatttattttaaaagaaattatttataccagtctcaaatagacaaacTCAATACAAtgtcttgtaaaaaaaaaaaaaaacgtattatttattagtgagatctactttttttacaaataaattatatgtgatttgtctatttgaagCCTATACCTAgattactcttattttaaatacCCAAAGTTGATTTGAATTCTCAAAAAGTTTAGATCGATTTATAAAGTATTCTTAATACTATGAATGTTGCAAATGTATTGATGCATGCGGCAGAGAGTGACGAAGGAAGTGAGAAAATgtttcataaattataataatttactgtaattgaaataaatttattaacagAATAATTTACATACAATAACTTTTGTATACTTGTTGCGCTaactattaatgtgattgattacatcaactttttttaatatgcagTCAATTATATTACTAGAGTGCATAAAAGAATACGTAAAGTGATtgcatatagaatttttattattaaaaaaagtgtctGCAATTCTCGATagtgagaagaagagaaatgattcGATTAAGagctcgtttggatatagaaatcatatcatctcatttcatcttaatattactatttttttaaatttatacataaaatataataaataatttaatttttttaaatcttaaaataataataatattaaaaaaataatattttattcaattcatctcatctcatctcatctcatcatccaaacaAGTCTTAACTCGAATGGCTGTTATATGAATTCAAATTATCCAAACCACACTCTATTATGGAAAGAATAAAGCTAGTTTGCCGCTCCAAATTGACCGTCCCATTTGAtcactcagtttttttttttttatttaataataaaggaagttagtttaaatgtatttatatttttttttattttttaaaaatatttaaatacatttgaaaaatatgaaaaaaaataaaaaataaaattgtttttgcAGCTATCGGTAGTATAGGGGGCTATACTGGACGGCAGAATTTCCTGACTCTTATCAAAATCCGACAATAATTGACTCGTTGATAGCCCAAACTTGAACGACCCGATCCACCCGGAGACATCAAGCTTAGCTATAAGTTGCCCCCACATACCACTGGCAATCTCTCAGACGCACAGGTACGCAAGAGTTCGTCTGAAATGGCAGAAAGCAAAGTGAGCATAGCGAATCGGTTGCTGGCGGTGAAGCGCAATTCCGGCAAGTCTTACAGTCAGGTAGCGGTGGAGACGGGCCTCACCAACGTCTACGTTGCCCAGCTCCTCAGACGCCAAGCCCAGCTGAAGCCCGAAACAGCCCCTAAACTAAAGGCAGCGCTGCCCGAACTTACCGAAGACCTCCTTCAGGAGATGATGAGGCCGCCCATGCGCTCCTACGACCCCAATTTGATTCAAGAACCCACTATCTACAGGTTTGTCTCCTCCCCAAGTTGTCACTCCTCATCTTCTTCGAtacttccttttccttttctgagtgaagttttttctttttatttggggtgcttttttaatctaatttttcgATTCCTCAGGTTGAATGAAGCGGTTATGCATTTTGGTGAGAGCATCAAGGAGATTATCAACGAGGAGTTTGGTGATGGCATGTGAGTTTTAATCGATATTCGAAATTTGATTCTTTAATCGATATTCGAATATTTATGAGGTTTTGTTACATTAAATGGGATGGTGGTGGTCTAGCTTGAATCTCTTTTCCCAATGATATTTGGAATGGTATTGTTAATCTGATACTGGCAGTAGGTATATGGTAACATGCCAAACGCAGAAAAATGACATTGACTCATTTTCTGGTGAATTGAACATCTTGGCCTGGAAAATTTAACTGTTGGTCATTTGATTGTTAACtttataattcaattttctaatttttgtgtAGCATGTCAGCTATTGATTTCTTTTGCTCAGTCGAGAAAGTTAAAGGCGTGGATGGGAAGGATCGCGTGGTTCTGACATTTGATGGGAAGTACTTGCCTCACTCTGAGCAGGTCAGTTGGCTTCAATGCCTTATTCTATTTTGTATCCTGTGGGCTTAGAATCAATGGTAGAATAATTATAGTAAAAGAGGGGTAAAACCACAAGCATTTGCCGTAGTTGATGAGCATTACTGCATTAGGAATCAAAAGCCAATATTCCTATAGTTTGTTGTGGTCGGACATGCCTACTTTCAATTCCAGTTGTCGCAAATCCAATGTAAAACCAACCTCGGTACTATTGAACGATCTTACTCAGCTTGACGTGGTACTCTGCTCACATAATAGGTGAGCAATTTCTTGCTCATGAACAAAGAAATACAGCTTCCTTGAAGTCAGGCCAGTAAAGTTGGTGATTTTATGGACTCCTCTTTGAAAAAAACTATAGGCCAACTGCTGAGGTTGACCCTGTTCAAGTTGTCTGTTACTTTTTCAGCACTTTTCATCTTGTTCTCAAATTGGGCCAAAAGCAGCGAAACACACTGGATTTGCTGATTTCATAGTATGATCTAAGATATGGTTATTGCCTAGCTTGTGctgttaaaaacttaaaagcagCTGCCGACCGCATCTCCTCTGTGGGAGATTACTTGGATGAGGGTGCATATTCAAATCTATCCAATTTCTGGAAGTTCCTTCAAGCACATAGTGCCAATTTCCATGTTCTATTTTGGTTGTATTTTCTTTATACGTAACAGTTCTCCCATGGGGCTTCTGATGCAAATTTTCCGGTATAACAACTGCTTCATGCCTATTGCCAagtgatttattttctttatcttgTTAGTGAAAGTTATAGCTAACCTTTCAAAAAAAGAGTTAAGAGAGAGCTATAGTTATGCAATAGAATCTCACAATCTTGCTGAAATATTCAATTGTTCCTGCACTTCCTCCTGTATTATTGGCAACTGCTTTTCTCTGTATGGTTGGAGGTTCCATTCTGTAGATTCCTCTTAATCCTACTTGCCCCCCTTTGGGCACCAAGGTCTTATGACGTGGATGGTGTGAGTTTATGAAGCTACAAGGGTGTTATAACAAGTcctgataaatttaaaaataaaaagagctCGAGTATCTGGGAATTAATGAATATTATACATGAATGCCTATTTTCTTTGAAGTGGGAAATGAATCTGCTGCACTTTTCTCAGCGTATCTATCATCCTTGGCACATATACCTAAAAAATCCTTTAGGCAATTCGCATGCTTTGTAGTCCTTGGAGTCTAGGAACGCGTATTCTATAGTGATGGTCGGATTTCTGCAAGTCTTTCTAATTGCTTTTGCTTTTGGACAGAAATCGGAGCACATGATTTCGAGGCTGAGACTACAGTGAAGTTTATGAATACTCCCCCGAGGGCCGACTTCTGGATCAGTTAATGTTGCAACTTCATGTCTACAAGACTAAATCACCTTGTGTCACTAAACGCCTAAAATCTAGCTGCAGTTGCAAGTGCCTTCGGGCCTTGTTGAATAATGACTGCTCAACGCTTTGTACCTGTATTGCTTATTTTCCTTATTACTGCCTCCGGGCTTTGCTGGATAATGACTACTGCTCAATGCTTTGTTCTTGTATTGCTATGTCacttctattttctttcatgtatCAAACATATTACGTTATTTTCGATTTCTGTTTCAAGATCGTTGTGTAATGAATTATTCAATTAGAATGTTAATGCATATATGATGCATGATTCTCAAGTCTCAAGGAATTGAGTCAGTTGGTCAACTGATGCGCCTTTTAACTAGAACAGGTTTACCATTTCTAAAGGGGGTAGAGTTCATcaattctcttctttttctccccaCTGGGTGACTCTATATTCCTCCCCTGGTGGAAAAACGTGGAGGGTGAGATTGTTGCTTTCGATTCGCAGAGGCTGCTGTTGGAGAAAGAAAACCCAGTTGAGGAAGGGTTTAGGGTAGTGTTGAATaaggaaaaaccaaaaatagaaaatctatGATAAGCGTTCAATTGATTCTAATATGAGGAACGTATTATCAAAATATGgaataaatgtaattttaaaaaaaaaaaaacatatccaTTTTTTGAGAATGTGTGATTCCTGTGATTTTTTTTCGTTTAAGTGTATCGTGAATTATAGTCTCCGGATGCTTAAAAAGCAAACACTTATTAAGTAATATACACCAATCGAGTTTGAGATTGACCGATAAATAAACGGAAGAACAAAAGATCAAGCAATGTTGGGGACATCttatctagtttatttttaagtattaaaaaatcCCCTATTCTCCTAATAAAGTTTTCTGAAAGAGAAACGTAACAATGAAGCCTTACACCACACATCTTTATTTAACCAAcatgtaatttgtcatttttgtcattctatttaaatacatatatatttaagcattaagtTAGaagagtaaaaataataaaattacatgtcAATTAGATAAAAGTATGTGGTGTAAAACTTTCACGTAGTATTTGTCATTTTGAAATAGCAAACTATAAAAATAGCGGAAGAAAGAAACTAAGAGGGTTGGAAAATTGTTTACTAAATAAGTGGGCCAAAGCCCAATATAACCCTACCAGTTATAAATCCAATCTCTCTACTCGTTCCAATCCAAGTATAAAGCCCACTTCATACAGTTGAAAAACAAGGATAAATACCCGTTGTAATAACCCTATCATAtctgattagaaaaaaaaaaaccctatcaTATCTCCATCCAAAACCCTCGAATCCATTTCCCAACTTCCGAAGCCAAACCCCTAGAAAGTTCGAAACCCTACTTTCCCTGTCCTCAATTTCATTGTCGAAGAAAAAGCAATGGCTCTAACCCTAGCTCGAGCCCTGTACTTCACTTCACTCCGTCACCCCACGGTTCTTTCCAAACGCCTCCACTCCACCATCACCCACCCTCCTTCCGTTCCCACTGTTTTCTTCCCCTCGCGCCGGTCCCTCGCCCCTCTCTCCCACGCCGTCCGATCTGTCCCCTCCACCTCCCGCTTCACCCCGGTCCGATGCCGCGTGAACCGCTCTGGCGGCTCCTCCTACTCACCCCTCAACTCCGGTTCCAACTTCAGCGACCGACCCCCGACCGAGATGGCTCCGCTCTTCCCTGGCTGCGACTACGAGCATTGGCTCATCGTCATGGACAAGCCTGGCGGCGAGGGGGCTACCAAGCAGCAGATGATCGACTGCTACATCCAAACCCTCGCCAGAGTCGTCGGAAGGTATTTCCTCTTTTATCTGTTCGGTTTCCGATGAAGTGTGAGGGGAAAATCGTTTATTCCTAGATCTTCGTGGTAGTACATATCTTGTTATTTATTAACGATTGCGCTCATTGATTTTACTCGGTCCTTTTTCCCCATTTCGTTTTTAgtgcacttttttttatctatttgttGAATGTGTATAGTCAATGTTTGGTATACTCTAATTAGTGAGGAGGAAgcgaaaaagaaaatttacaatGTTTCGTGCGAGAGGTACTTTGGATTTGGCTGTGAGATTGACGAAGAGACATCTAATAAGCTTGAAGGTCTGTGTTAACTTTGCTGTTACTCATTTTACTCTATCTTATGCATGTATCGATATGTGTTTTTTGGCGTTACtgattttttattctctcttataTCGTTGCCAGGGTTGCCCGGTGTTTTGTTTGTGCTTC is a window from the Juglans regia cultivar Chandler chromosome 7, Walnut 2.0, whole genome shotgun sequence genome containing:
- the LOC108991204 gene encoding cyanate hydratase → MAESKVSIANRLLAVKRNSGKSYSQVAVETGLTNVYVAQLLRRQAQLKPETAPKLKAALPELTEDLLQEMMRPPMRSYDPNLIQEPTIYRLNEAVMHFGESIKEIINEEFGDGIMSAIDFFCSVEKVKGVDGKDRVVLTFDGKYLPHSEQKSEHMISRLRLQ
- the LOC108991203 gene encoding multiple organellar RNA editing factor 2, chloroplastic-like; amino-acid sequence: MALTLARALYFTSLRHPTVLSKRLHSTITHPPSVPTVFFPSRRSLAPLSHAVRSVPSTSRFTPVRCRVNRSGGSSYSPLNSGSNFSDRPPTEMAPLFPGCDYEHWLIVMDKPGGEGATKQQMIDCYIQTLARVVGSEEEAKKKIYNVSCERYFGFGCEIDEETSNKLEGLPGVLFVLPDSYVDPENKDYGAELFVNGEIVQRSPERQRRVEPQPQRAQDRPRYNDRTRYVRRRENMR